In Cicer arietinum cultivar CDC Frontier isolate Library 1 chromosome 7, Cicar.CDCFrontier_v2.0, whole genome shotgun sequence, the genomic window agagcgcttatgtgtgaaagcgctgtaaaaggcattcatataacataataacacacggaggtcttttacagcgcttatttgaaaaaagcgctgtaaaagagccttttaaaaatttaactaaagaagccttttagagcgcttatgtgtgaaagcgctgtaaaaggcattcatataacataataacacacggaggtcttttacagcgcttatttgaaaaaagcgctgtaaaaggcattcaaataacataataacacacggaggtcttttacagcgcttatttgaaaaaagcgctgtaaaaggcattcaaataacataataacacacggaggtcttttacagcgcttatttgaaaaaagcgctgtaaaagagccttttaaaaatttaactaaagaagccttttagagcgctttacaaaataagcgctgtaaaaggcttataaaaagcgctgtaaaagtgttacgtatatataacagttacctcttcagtttcctcttcattacgtaaccttcatctcaaccttcatttcttctcttcttttgcaaaccctatcatcccgtcctttacgaaccttatttccacgatcatctccttcatttcgaaccttatttccatccaagatcatctctcccatttcacacaatatattttcattgaaatacgtaaccctcattacgtatttcttcaaaccgtatttctgtgaaccatatttctgtgaactttctgcaaaccctcttttctttgcatttcgtctttcttcgaaccatcattattcaggtattgatgttattaaatttttgtaatcattagaatgcatgttgagcttttttaagatatactgatacatgttgagtttgtttataataatgcatgatccatgttgagcttgttgatgttatactaaagtgcatgttgaacttgttgtagttaaatggatacaaacaaagatttagaagttcaaaatgaagaagttggcacctctaagacttacgaaaaagaagtcaaacgtggtgcaactatcatgcaaagggtgattaaagcacggagcagtggcattaaatttgaggtatactatatatactctgtttgctgtgtgtttttttatctttttttagggtttagggcatgtacttactatatgagtttattaggttggctggaacgagagtggtcagccagttgaccccaacagctccatgtttgtaagctacattggggctgttgttcgtcaaaatgtcccaataacaatagacaactggagagataaggcgttgaaggatgccaaagatatcatctggaatgacattcaagtaaatattttgatctactcttttgtcatttataattttttttctgtaaaatacattacttataattgttttcattgcagaccacttttgttcttgatgaggaacgaaagtcatatgttttgagagttgctgggaaaatccatcgtggatttagatcccatctctcaaatttctatctaaaagatagagaaggaaacacaaatgctgaacctccaaagatatatcaacattatatatcaaaggatgaatggagtgcatttgtttccaaacgttctgacccggcgtttgtcgtaagtgattaatttattagcatttgtgttttattattcatattcgtagcgtattttaaatttttacacaattgctattttttttttatatagaatattagtaaggcaaatcgcgaacgggcaagcaacccaaaacacccatacaagaaatcacgtatgggatatgcacgccttgaacaaaaaattgtaagtaattaaacatcacttgtaatttgtattataaactatagtgtgtaactaatttgtattattttgtttatgattttaacgaatagagaaaagacacccaagccgatcaacccttgggtcgtcatatcttatggaaggaagcgcgtgttaacaaagaaggagtggttgataatgaaaatgtcaagaaagttgtagaactttgtgtaagtatattatcactttaatattttttaatattgtattttaaaaatgctattgaacttatctttttaatgttacatgtattttaggaaactattgaacaaagttctgaaactcaagagggcaacaaggatacgtgcagggacattcttgggaaagtgtttaatgtccctgagtattccggtcgagtgagggggaaaggatttggcgtaactcccaaaagcttttttcctcaagagaagcgccaaaaaccttccaacgaggaagtattagagaagctcagaatcttatcggagcaagtggcactcttggtgaatacgaataaagacaagcaacttccggttcagctccaacctgaaatacaaatggagagtgaaaccgggagttgcaacgtcggtttgaagagtattcccgaggtaattaattacttactacttacttgcttatgtaattacttatgtattaaacaaacttatatattaactgtacttatgttttaactattgatgtagggtgtcactacatgtgtcctatacttgtcctcgccgactcaacggaaggtgggaaaaggaatattgcacaatacttcgggagaagtattgcacaatattccgatccccgcgggccatgtcaaagtatcgcctacggttgctttcgaaccaactgcaccgttgcccataccggacaacgatggagatatgaagttcttaagcgacgctattggcagttacgtggcatggcccacacaccttgttgccctcgaaaaaaagattcccaaggacaaatcagttacatctcccgaaaaggtttgtcacatttattgcctaaggttttttattttttcagattcaataaactaacattttacctcatttttgtaggtccaaataaataaaccacccctacagccaaaaaaaggcagcagacctcaaaaattggaggttaatagggctgccaaactacaaaggctggagggtaataaagctgcaaaacttgcagcaacaaaaaatctggatcggggaaaatcggtcgctgctgctgctgctcctaataaaagtcagccacgccttggtaaatacggggcgtgtcttgacatccaaataaaaaggaacatgggcagcagcaacgattcgcccattgtacaaatgaatcaagacatctttggagatgagtatattgaatacctcgaaaaggagcaaatgtacgatcttctcgaacataaggagctgagtgttactgtaatcagcttgtacataaggtaaaaaatacttttaattgcatttatttgtaattaattaaatgtattggtaattaatctagtttaaaattttcattgaaggtttttgtacgagaaggtcgtgtgcacgaggaaactgtcaaataaatactcattcttgtctccgcataagatgtcgatgttcaaactcgatccagacaatgtaaaacactacattgtagatatgtttttaagaaataaagaaagtgataaattgttcttggcaccatataattcagggtacgtaattttatcttttttaattgatgagaatttaatttattagttgtctataaacaaaattgcttaaccaattttttgttgttgtagggcacattgggtgctatttgcaatcaatgcggtctctgaagtgatatactatttggatcccgtgcacggcgattacaccaatcaccccggaataaagaatatgctcgacacgtaagtaatattcatttatttcttacatatatatatttatatatatatatataaatattcatgctctaataatcacatttattcattcgatagtgccttaaaagtttatcgagctcaaagaggtgctaaagtgtcgaagcagaagtcgaataacattacatggatctcaataaagtgccctcgtcaaacaaataacatcgactgtgggtactacatattgagattcatgaaggagattgttgagaagaataaaactattatcccagaaacggtacggtatttgcattatatgattttcatatataaattatctatatatttgatactaacttaatataatatgttcaatttttatattgcagtactttgccaattccagtccatcatattctgaggaagatctgatggaattaaaggaagaatggtgtcagtacgtgcttgacatgaaaattatttgattttctgggaaatcgcttgtttgagaaagcgctgtaaaatgcacacccataactcatataatggggtgcatattacagcgctttttgtgaagaagcgctgtaaaatgtgcataacaagcgcgcgttgtatttacatgttttatagcgcttttttaaaagcgctgttgtatcatttacagcgctcgtttccacagcgcttatttttttgaaaaaacgctgtaaatggcttaaaaaaagcgctgtaaaatccgttttttcgcgtagtggtGTTTGCAAGTTCCGAATAGTTGTTAGTgtacaataattataaaaatttgactctattatatttattattattttagaattttttttactatgttatttttattatcactAAACTTTCTCtttaaagaaaagtaaaaagaaaaaaaagttccTAAAAGAAGCGCCTCCATCTCCTTTCATCTCTGAAGACATCAAtagcaaaaacaaaatttagttaGTTGCACAAAAGATAGAAAACGGGAGAAGGTTTTGGAAAAACATTGTTGTAGATAAGAGAGAAAGTGGAAGGAGTTTTTtggaaaaacatattttttttataaatttaaatagttgCACAAGAGATAGAAAATGGAAGAAGGTTTTGGAAAATATTGCACTACATAAGAGAGAAAGTGGAAGGATCATTTTTGGAAAAATTCATCTTTTTGTTGTTGAGACTAATCTAACCATTGCAAAAATCTCAAAATCTTTTAACAATCCCTTCCATTATTAACaattgtgtgtgtgtttttttgtcaacaaccaaTGGTGATATTATATCAAGGAGaatgagaattttatatctttaTATTTCATTACTAATAAGGGTATAatgtataatagttattttaaaattattttgtgtatGATAATTCAATTTCTTAagtgataaattattttgtgtataataatttaattttttaggcgACAAATTATTttgtgtaaaataattattttaatttttttttaatgaaaacttATCTCATGTTTAATAGAAAGTTACATATCCAAAATCCTGaattatgaatataattttgaaaaaatattatcgTTTTAtcatacatataaaaataaagatttaagtttaaaaataacACCATCAACAACcatatgttataaattttattaagtaatgATTTGGATGTAGATAATTTAATTGGGATAGacttaaacataaaataaattaaattaatttgagtaCATATGAACAAAGGTTTATGAAGCaacaaataagaagaaaaaaaggaagaaaaatatgaatagaGGGTAgacaaaatgaagaaaatagaaGTGAAATTTAccaaatagaagaaaaatagaattaaaaatttctaaaatatcgTTTTCCCATTAATGTGTATGATAGAAAGTATGAGCTTCTGAGAAAAGTTTAGAGAGGGTGAATTTTTTCAAAGGTTTAGTGTAGCAATAAGTTTGGTTTGACAAAACAAATTGATTAAGTTGAAGCAAAGTAAATAATATGACAACGAGTGACTTGACACATGACTTGGTATTTGGAGACAAAAACTAAAGTTGCTTTGGAGAATCAAaaagtaaaaactaaaatgtaagCAATATAAGCAATGGGTAAAATGATAACTTATACAACACCAACCTTTTATAGATTACATATAGATATCATGTATCGTATAGAATACATGGTAGGGCTTTGTGTGTGTCTTCTTGGTGGTAATAGTTTTGTGCGTATCTTCTTTGTGGTAAGGGTTTTGTGTGagttttttctattattatgaGTGAAATTATATTCAGATCATTTGAGTTCTGTATGAGTATATATAATGTGCATATACACTTCCATTTCAAAAGGAATATATGTGTATTTTAtggttattattttaatttttagattttttaaataaatgtttaatttcttttgatgcAATAagatttttatacttttattttataacatttaATCATTTGTTTTTAGCTTGTATGATTTGCCAtagatttaatttttacaaacatttttaatattactgatgtcacattttaattttatagtacTTTTGATTTATATTGtagaatttaattaaatattttaaatggtttatttccgtttaataaaaaaattaaactattatcatttttgattaatttaactttgcaaatatcattatattttttttttataaaagataattaacCTGCTGGCGTGAAATTTAatttacagtttttttttttaaacatccacatttttcataattagaAGGCTTAACAAGAAGCAAACCGCCTATTTGCAAAATGACAAGATGAAAATTGATCGTTCAGGGTGAGAGTTACATAAAGAGACAACTTTGACCAATATCCAACCATTTTTCTTTGAGCGTCACATAAATAAACAACTTTAATCAATATCcaacttttttttcttagagtTGTCTTTAGTAAGTAAAACACTTTTTTAATATTCGACTTATATAAAtagttttcctttttctttagaagaaaacatttttcttttaaaaatatacttcCTCCCGTCatattatataaaagaaaaactacTTTTATggttattgaaaaatatattgaagtacaattaatttttttaattttatataaaatgtacgttaaatttattattttttaatataaaatacttaattatcaacattaaatatttgaaatt contains:
- the LOC140921005 gene encoding probable ubiquitin-like-specific protease 2B, producing the protein MSMFKLDPDNVKHYIVDMFLRNKESDKLFLAPYNSGAHWVLFAINAVSEVIYYLDPVHGDYTNHPGIKNMLDTALKVYRAQRGAKVSKQKSNNITWISIKCPRQTNNIDCGYYILRFMKEIVEKNKTIIPETYFANSSPSYSEEDLMELKEEWCQYVLDMKII